The following proteins come from a genomic window of Phnomibacter ginsenosidimutans:
- a CDS encoding tetratricopeptide repeat protein → MLITAVAAVAQDPASLMEEGRKLEQKLKDEEAIEKYKQAIFIQPSNIKGVVKCAELSASIGSRKETPEQKTVFYQQAKKFADAALKLDSNNAEANYMMAVVLGKLTEVEKKTDNIVGYVKGIRLYADKAVKLNPQMGKAWHVLGRWHLEVLNLNAVKKAALKVIYGGVGEADIEKAIQYMEKCKTLEPYYCLNFLDLARAYEYDRKYEKSIGLLEQLSKLPTRRQEDVTAKAQGAVLLQKLQ, encoded by the coding sequence ATGCTTATCACAGCTGTTGCAGCAGTGGCTCAGGATCCTGCTTCGCTGATGGAAGAAGGCCGTAAGCTGGAGCAGAAACTTAAAGATGAAGAAGCGATTGAAAAATACAAGCAGGCCATTTTTATACAGCCATCCAATATTAAAGGCGTGGTAAAATGCGCTGAACTCAGTGCCTCTATTGGCAGCAGAAAAGAAACGCCGGAACAGAAAACTGTTTTTTACCAGCAGGCAAAAAAGTTTGCAGATGCTGCATTGAAACTCGATTCAAACAACGCGGAAGCCAATTACATGATGGCGGTGGTGTTGGGCAAGCTTACTGAAGTTGAAAAGAAAACAGACAACATAGTCGGCTATGTAAAAGGCATTCGTTTGTATGCAGACAAAGCGGTAAAGCTAAACCCGCAAATGGGTAAAGCATGGCATGTACTGGGCCGATGGCATTTGGAGGTGTTGAATTTGAATGCGGTAAAAAAAGCAGCACTCAAAGTAATTTATGGTGGAGTGGGAGAAGCCGATATTGAAAAGGCCATTCAGTACATGGAAAAATGCAAAACACTGGAACCCTACTACTGTCTCAACTTTCTCGATTTGGCCCGTGCTTACGAATACGACCGCAAGTATGAAAAATCAATCGGCCTGTTGGAACAACTTTCAAAACTACCCACCCGCCGCCAGGAAGACGTAACCGCCAAAGCACAAGGCGCAGTGCTGCTGCAGAAATTGCAGTAA
- the trxB gene encoding thioredoxin-disulfide reductase, producing MEIKEHAHCLIIGSGPAGYTAAIYAARAGLNPVLYQGIQPGGQLTITTEVENYPGYADGVQGPEMMQIFEKQATRMGADIRYGIVTKVDFSERPFKVEIDEEKWMSADAVIISTGASAKWLGIPSEERLNGHGVSACAVCDGFFFRGKEVAIVGAGDTACEEALYLSKICSKVHMIVRKGEDGMRASKVMQDRVKNTENIQVYWNSVTDEILGDQKVTGVRINNTATGQMQEVPISAFFVAIGHKPNSDIFKGWLDMDETGYILTVPGTSKTNIEGVFAAGDVQDKNYRQAVTAAGSGCMAALDAERYLGALGH from the coding sequence ATGGAAATAAAAGAACATGCCCACTGCCTGATTATTGGCAGTGGCCCGGCTGGCTACACCGCCGCCATTTATGCCGCCCGTGCCGGCCTCAACCCCGTTTTGTATCAGGGCATTCAGCCTGGTGGTCAGCTTACCATTACCACTGAGGTAGAAAACTATCCCGGCTATGCAGATGGTGTGCAGGGCCCCGAAATGATGCAGATTTTTGAAAAACAGGCTACCCGCATGGGAGCCGATATCCGCTATGGTATTGTAACCAAAGTAGATTTTAGCGAAAGACCGTTTAAAGTAGAAATAGACGAAGAAAAATGGATGAGTGCCGATGCGGTTATCATCTCTACCGGTGCTTCTGCCAAGTGGTTGGGTATCCCCAGCGAAGAACGCCTCAATGGCCATGGTGTAAGCGCCTGTGCTGTGTGTGATGGTTTCTTTTTCCGTGGCAAAGAAGTAGCCATAGTTGGTGCCGGCGATACAGCTTGCGAAGAAGCGTTGTACCTCAGCAAAATTTGCAGCAAGGTGCACATGATTGTTCGCAAGGGTGAAGATGGCATGCGGGCCAGCAAAGTGATGCAGGACCGTGTAAAAAACACCGAAAACATTCAGGTGTATTGGAACAGCGTAACCGATGAAATTTTGGGCGACCAAAAAGTAACCGGTGTTCGCATCAACAACACCGCTACCGGTCAAATGCAGGAAGTGCCTATCAGTGCTTTCTTCGTAGCCATCGGTCACAAGCCCAACAGCGATATTTTCAAAGGCTGGCTGGATATGGATGAAACCGGATACATTCTTACTGTGCCCGGTACGTCTAAAACCAATATTGAAGGCGTGTTTGCCGCAGGCGATGTGCAGGATAAAAACTACCGCCAGGCTGTAACGGCAGCAGGCAGTGGTTGCATGGCAGCCCTCGATGCAGAACGCTATCTGGGTGCTCTCGGCCATTAA
- a CDS encoding MATE family efflux transporter yields MILQFGISIASWEYFYILIEHYGTRDLAISNTMRNVFGLFGCFAWAFAATSNTMVSNIIGQHKKEEVLPLVWRITWLSTAFVAVPCLLVNLFPVEFLSVFGQDEAFIQYGLPVLRIVSLALLFMSFGTVWLNAITGTGNTTVNLGIEIVTLILYVVYVTLVLHVWKWPITWGWGSEWIYWIGTFVMAFGYMLSGRWKKKEI; encoded by the coding sequence TTGATTTTGCAGTTTGGTATCAGCATTGCCAGCTGGGAGTATTTCTACATTTTGATAGAACACTATGGCACCCGTGATTTAGCCATCAGCAATACCATGCGCAATGTGTTTGGCTTGTTTGGCTGTTTTGCATGGGCATTTGCTGCCACCAGCAATACCATGGTGAGCAATATTATTGGTCAGCATAAAAAAGAAGAAGTACTGCCATTGGTGTGGCGCATTACATGGTTGAGCACGGCGTTTGTAGCGGTACCCTGTTTGTTGGTCAATCTTTTTCCGGTGGAGTTTTTATCGGTGTTTGGGCAAGATGAAGCGTTCATTCAGTATGGGTTGCCCGTATTGCGCATCGTTAGTTTAGCGCTGCTCTTCATGTCGTTTGGAACGGTTTGGCTCAATGCCATTACCGGCACAGGCAATACCACCGTTAACCTCGGCATCGAAATCGTCACCCTCATATTGTATGTAGTGTATGTAACGCTGGTGCTGCATGTGTGGAAGTGGCCCATTACCTGGGGTTGGGGCAGCGAATGGATTTACTGGATTGGCACTTTTGTGATGGCCTTTGGGTATATGCTATCGGGGCGATGGAAGAAGAAAGAAATATAG